One Setaria italica strain Yugu1 chromosome I, Setaria_italica_v2.0, whole genome shotgun sequence DNA window includes the following coding sequences:
- the LOC101765047 gene encoding coiled-coil domain-containing protein 130 isoform X2 produces the protein MSSLAAARADNFYYPPEWSPKKGGLNKFHGQHALRERARKLDQGILIIRFEMPFNIWCGGCNSMIAKGVRFNAEKKQVGNYYSTKIWSFTMKSPCCKHEIVIQTDPKNTEYVIISGAQKKTEDFDVEDAETLLLPADEDRDKLADPMYWLEHQEEDLRKKKEAEPVLVRLQRLSDSRHSDDYALNRALRDRLRSQKKRVTEEKKSARKMGIGVRLLPPSAEDAATAASVKFASKFEKSRKDKRAAIKAASIFPESSSSASKGKLDLALKRRNIKAGAATALMAGRVKPSSWQNSVSSRTQMPFLAARK, from the exons ATG TCGTCACTCGCTGCGGCGAGAGCTGATAACTTCTACTACCCGCCAGAATGGAGCCCGAAGAAG GGTGGATTGAACAAATTTCATGGCCAGCATGCGCTCAGGGAGCGGGCGAGAAAGCTCGATCAGGGCATCCTGATTATAAG ATTTGAGATGCCTTTCAACATTTGGTGTGGTGGATGCAATTCCATGATAGCGAAGGGAGTAAGGTTTAATGCTGAGAAGAAACAAGTTGGAAATTATTACTCTACCAAG ATATGGAGCTTCACCATGAAATCACCCTGTTGCAAGCATGAAATTGTCATACAAACAGACCCAAAGAATACTGAATATGTCATAATCAGTGGGGCCCAGAAGAAGACTGAAGATTTTGATGTTGAGGATGCAGAGACATTGCTGCTGCCTGCAGATGAAG ATCGAGACAAGCTAGCGGATCCTATGTATTGGCTTGAACACCAGGAAGAGGATCTTcggaagaagaaagaagctgAGCCAGTTTTGGTTCGCCTTCAACGACTCTCTGACAGCCGTCACTCTGATGATTATGCGCTGAACAGAGCACTTCGTGATCGTCTTAGG AGCCAAAAAAAGAGGGTCACAGAAGAGAAGAAGTCGGCAAGAAAGATGGGCATCGGAGTGAGGCTCTTGCCTCCCTCAGCAGAAGATGCTGCCACCGCAGCTTCAGTGAAGTTTGCATCAAAATTTGAGAAGAGCAGAAAGGACAAGAGAGCAGCAATCAAAGCTGCCTCCATCTTCCCGGAGTCATCAAGCTCAGCCTCAAAGGGCAAATTGGACCTGGCGTTGAAGAGGAGGAATATAAAAGCTGGTGCAGCCACTGCCCTGATGGCAGGCAGGGTGAAGCCGTCCTCGTGGCAGAATTCCGTGAGCTCAAGGACTCAGATGCCGTTTCTGGCAGCACGAAAGTAG
- the LOC101765047 gene encoding coiled-coil domain-containing protein 130 isoform X1 — MPSNHDFPGRNDSFLRHAWACSGAPGVWPGMCTAPVRYRRPPVCSLVLVGQPVSRLPRGRARCLPSHPRGRAGIGGGEQEAGHHCSSVKMCQQRALYQFFIWSFTMKSPCCKHEIVIQTDPKNTEYVIISGAQKKTEDFDVEDAETLLLPADEDRDKLADPMYWLEHQEEDLRKKKEAEPVLVRLQRLSDSRHSDDYALNRALRDRLRSQKKRVTEEKKSARKMGIGVRLLPPSAEDAATAASVKFASKFEKSRKDKRAAIKAASIFPESSSSASKGKLDLALKRRNIKAGAATALMAGRVKPSSWQNSVSSRTQMPFLAARK; from the exons ATGCCCTCCAACCACGACTTTCCCGGTCGCAACGACTCCTTCCTCCGGCATGCTTGGGCATGCTCCGGAGCGCCCGGGGTCTGGCCAGGAATGTGCACAGCTCCAGTGCGCTATCGGCGGCCACCTGTGTGCAGCCTTGTACTTGTTGGACAACCCGTGTCTCGGCTTCCTCGAGGCCGAGCGCGTTGTCTCCCATCACATCCTCGAGGGCGCGCTGGCATCGGCGGTGGAGAGCAAGAGGCTGGTCATCACTGCTCGTCAGTAAAGATGTGTCAACAGAGAGCTCTTTATCAGTTCTTT ATATGGAGCTTCACCATGAAATCACCCTGTTGCAAGCATGAAATTGTCATACAAACAGACCCAAAGAATACTGAATATGTCATAATCAGTGGGGCCCAGAAGAAGACTGAAGATTTTGATGTTGAGGATGCAGAGACATTGCTGCTGCCTGCAGATGAAG ATCGAGACAAGCTAGCGGATCCTATGTATTGGCTTGAACACCAGGAAGAGGATCTTcggaagaagaaagaagctgAGCCAGTTTTGGTTCGCCTTCAACGACTCTCTGACAGCCGTCACTCTGATGATTATGCGCTGAACAGAGCACTTCGTGATCGTCTTAGG AGCCAAAAAAAGAGGGTCACAGAAGAGAAGAAGTCGGCAAGAAAGATGGGCATCGGAGTGAGGCTCTTGCCTCCCTCAGCAGAAGATGCTGCCACCGCAGCTTCAGTGAAGTTTGCATCAAAATTTGAGAAGAGCAGAAAGGACAAGAGAGCAGCAATCAAAGCTGCCTCCATCTTCCCGGAGTCATCAAGCTCAGCCTCAAAGGGCAAATTGGACCTGGCGTTGAAGAGGAGGAATATAAAAGCTGGTGCAGCCACTGCCCTGATGGCAGGCAGGGTGAAGCCGTCCTCGTGGCAGAATTCCGTGAGCTCAAGGACTCAGATGCCGTTTCTGGCAGCACGAAAGTAG